AACCGCGTGAGGGCGACCATCGTGTTCCTCGGTCGTTCGATCATCTACAAGGACAAAGGCTTCGAGCTGGCCGACCGCCTCACCGAACGGCTCAGCACGGTAGCCACCCGCGACGGCGATCCGAAGTTCGAGGGCAAGAAGCTTTTCGTCTATTTCGAGCCCGACAAGAAAAAGATCGAGCAGTTCGAAAAACGGCGGGCCAAGGAAGCCCCGGCACCACCACTGGCGCCGCTGCCGCCTCAGATGGAGGAGCCTGAGGATGACGACGAATAAAACCACACTGAAAGAAGCGACTTTTATCATTTAAACCGACGATCATGCCTAAAATGAAATCACATCGCGGTGCCTGCAAGAGATTCAAGGCCACCGCATCAGGAAAAGTCAAACGCGAGCGAATGAACGGCTCCCATAACCTCGAGCACAAGAACCGCAAACGTACCCGTCGCCTCCACCAGTCCACGCTGGTCGATGCCACCATGGAGAAGCAGATCAAGAGAATGATCCTCGCCTGAGA
This genomic window from Chlorobaculum limnaeum contains:
- the rpmI gene encoding 50S ribosomal protein L35, with the translated sequence MPKMKSHRGACKRFKATASGKVKRERMNGSHNLEHKNRKRTRRLHQSTLVDATMEKQIKRMILA